A genomic stretch from Microtus pennsylvanicus isolate mMicPen1 chromosome 11, mMicPen1.hap1, whole genome shotgun sequence includes:
- the Endov gene encoding endonuclease V isoform X2, which yields MVRLKAPYVSGFLAFREVPFLVELVQRLQEKKPDFMPQVLLVDGNGVLHQRGFGVACHLGVLTDLPCIGVAKKLLQVDGLENNSLHKEKIVLLQAGGDTFPLMGNSGTVLGMALKSHDHSTKPLYVSVGHRISLEVAVRLTHHCCRFRIPEPIRQADIRSREYIRRTLGHPGSQAQRQERSQKEQGPKACPKGSPGSPADQGRPPKDCDRGPSTDPRDPQPGFQKQPKAQQSEGTGHHEDSDLWPPPAWL from the exons ATGGTTCGCCTGAAGGCCCCCTATGTGTCAGGCTTCCTGGCTTTCCGAGAGGTACCCTTCCTGGTGGAGTTGGTACAGCGGCTGCAGGAGAAGAAGCCAGACTTCATGCCCCAG GTCCTTCTTGTGGATGGAAACGGGGTACTTCACCAACGAG GCTTTGGAGTGGCCTGCCACCTTGGTGTCCTTACAGATCTGCCCTGCATTGGGGTAGCAAAGAAGCTCCTGCAGGTGGATGGGCTAGAGAACAATTCCCTGCACAAGGAGAAG attGTACTCCTTCAGGCTGGGGGAGACACATTTCCTCTGATGGGCAACTCTGGTACTGTCCTGGGAATG GCGCTGAAGAGCCATGACCACAGCACCAAGCCCCTCTATGTCTCTGTGGGCCACAGAATAAGCCTGGAGGTCGCTGTGCGTCTGACCCACCACTGCTGTAGGTTCCGGATCCCAGAGCCCATACGCCAG GCTGACATCCGCTCCCGAGAGTACATCCGAAGGACTCTAGGACACCCTGGGTCTCAAGCACAAAGGCAGGAGAG GAGCCAGAAGGAGCAGGGGCCAAAGGCATGCCCCAAAGGtagcccaggatcacctgccgACCAAGGCAGGCCCCCCAAGGACTGTGACAGAGGCCCCAGCACGGACCCCAGAGATCCCCAGCCAGGCTTCCAGAAGCAGCCAAAAGCTCAGCAGTCAGAAGGAACTGGGCATCATGAAGACTcagacctctggcctcctccagcctgGTTATAG
- the Endov gene encoding endonuclease V isoform X1 translates to MALEAAARPPEETLLLWEREQARLKTRVVARDTEAWQRDPTFSGLQRVGGLDVSFVNGESSRACASLVVLSYPELEVVYEDSRMVRLKAPYVSGFLAFREVPFLVELVQRLQEKKPDFMPQVLLVDGNGVLHQRGFGVACHLGVLTDLPCIGVAKKLLQVDGLENNSLHKEKIVLLQAGGDTFPLMGNSGTVLGMALKSHDHSTKPLYVSVGHRISLEVAVRLTHHCCRFRIPEPIRQADIRSREYIRRTLGHPGSQAQRQERSQKEQGPKACPKGSPGSPADQGRPPKDCDRGPSTDPRDPQPGFQKQPKAQQSEGTGHHEDSDLWPPPAWL, encoded by the exons ATGGCGCTAGAGGCCGCAGCACGGCCACCGGAGGAAACCCTGTTGCTCTGGGAACG GGAACAAGCCCGGCTGAAGACGCGCGTGGTGGCCCGGGACACGGAGGCCTGGCAGCGGGACCCCACCTTCTCGGGCCTGCAGAGGGTCGGGGGCCTGGACGTGTCCTTCGTAAACGGGGAGAGCTCCCGGGCCTGCGCTTCCCTGGTGGTGCTGAGCTACCCAGAGCTCGAG GTGGTGTATGAGGACAGCCGCATGGTTCGCCTGAAGGCCCCCTATGTGTCAGGCTTCCTGGCTTTCCGAGAGGTACCCTTCCTGGTGGAGTTGGTACAGCGGCTGCAGGAGAAGAAGCCAGACTTCATGCCCCAG GTCCTTCTTGTGGATGGAAACGGGGTACTTCACCAACGAG GCTTTGGAGTGGCCTGCCACCTTGGTGTCCTTACAGATCTGCCCTGCATTGGGGTAGCAAAGAAGCTCCTGCAGGTGGATGGGCTAGAGAACAATTCCCTGCACAAGGAGAAG attGTACTCCTTCAGGCTGGGGGAGACACATTTCCTCTGATGGGCAACTCTGGTACTGTCCTGGGAATG GCGCTGAAGAGCCATGACCACAGCACCAAGCCCCTCTATGTCTCTGTGGGCCACAGAATAAGCCTGGAGGTCGCTGTGCGTCTGACCCACCACTGCTGTAGGTTCCGGATCCCAGAGCCCATACGCCAG GCTGACATCCGCTCCCGAGAGTACATCCGAAGGACTCTAGGACACCCTGGGTCTCAAGCACAAAGGCAGGAGAG GAGCCAGAAGGAGCAGGGGCCAAAGGCATGCCCCAAAGGtagcccaggatcacctgccgACCAAGGCAGGCCCCCCAAGGACTGTGACAGAGGCCCCAGCACGGACCCCAGAGATCCCCAGCCAGGCTTCCAGAAGCAGCCAAAAGCTCAGCAGTCAGAAGGAACTGGGCATCATGAAGACTcagacctctggcctcctccagcctgGTTATAG